In the genome of Massilia sp. PAMC28688, one region contains:
- a CDS encoding diguanylate cyclase, which translates to MNWDDIATKGRILIVDDAMENVQILHQALQDEHDVLFAMNGEKALHIAQYQQPDLILLDAMMPGLDGYAVCAALRAARMTRDIPIIFVTALKTPEDETRALDAGAADFISKPVNAAVVRARVRTQLTVKRQSDALRELTLTDGLTGVANRRAFDERLQGEWRRCARAQMPISLIMVDIDQFKHFNDHYGHQAGDACLQQAGAAMRRAAMRPQDVVARYGGEEFAILLPQEDLAGAETVARKVLDEIAALKIAHERSSICPFITVSMGVASITPHGQVEPATLVKNADSLLYRAKAAGRNRYLTDGD; encoded by the coding sequence ATGAATTGGGACGACATCGCGACGAAAGGCCGGATTCTGATCGTCGATGACGCGATGGAAAACGTACAGATCCTGCACCAGGCGCTGCAGGACGAGCATGACGTGCTGTTTGCGATGAACGGCGAAAAAGCCCTGCACATTGCGCAGTACCAGCAGCCCGACCTGATCCTGCTCGACGCCATGATGCCGGGCCTCGATGGCTACGCCGTTTGCGCTGCCCTGCGCGCCGCCCGCATGACGCGCGATATTCCGATCATTTTCGTCACCGCCCTCAAGACCCCGGAAGACGAAACGCGCGCCCTCGATGCTGGCGCTGCGGACTTCATCAGCAAGCCGGTGAACGCGGCCGTCGTGCGGGCGCGCGTGCGCACCCAGCTCACCGTCAAGCGCCAGAGCGACGCGCTGCGCGAGCTGACTTTGACCGACGGCCTGACCGGGGTGGCCAACCGGCGCGCCTTTGACGAGCGGCTGCAGGGCGAATGGCGGCGCTGCGCCCGGGCCCAGATGCCGATTTCCCTGATCATGGTCGACATCGACCAGTTCAAGCATTTCAATGACCATTACGGGCACCAGGCTGGGGACGCCTGCCTGCAGCAGGCCGGCGCTGCCATGCGGCGCGCCGCCATGCGGCCACAGGACGTGGTGGCGCGCTACGGCGGCGAAGAATTTGCCATCCTGCTGCCGCAGGAAGACCTGGCCGGCGCCGAAACGGTGGCGCGCAAGGTGCTCGATGAAATTGCCGCGCTCAAGATCGCCCACGAGCGTTCATCAATCTGCCCATTCATCACGGTCAGCATGGGCGTGGCGAGCATCACGCCCCATGGCCAGGTCGAGCCTGCCACGCTGGTGAAAAACGCCGACTCCCTGCTGTACCGGGCCAAGGCCGCAGGGCGCAACCGCTACCTGACTGACGGCGACTAG
- a CDS encoding MaoC family dehydratase: protein MRDFASLDDLKAAVGQEVALSDWVAIARERIALFADATDDHQWIHVDTERCRRESPWGAPVAHGFLTLSMIPAMFEQAVGLGNASMVVNYGLNRVRFPAPVPEGSRIRARVTLLRVTELDDCAQLEWSVVVECDGQQKPACVADLLLRRYP from the coding sequence ATGCGTGACTTTGCCAGCCTGGACGACCTGAAAGCTGCCGTGGGCCAGGAAGTGGCGCTGTCGGACTGGGTGGCGATCGCGCGCGAGCGCATCGCCCTGTTTGCCGACGCCACCGACGACCACCAGTGGATCCACGTGGACACCGAGCGCTGCCGGCGCGAGTCTCCCTGGGGCGCTCCCGTGGCCCACGGTTTCCTGACGCTGTCGATGATTCCTGCCATGTTCGAGCAGGCCGTGGGCCTTGGCAATGCGAGCATGGTGGTCAACTATGGCTTGAACCGCGTGCGCTTCCCGGCCCCGGTGCCGGAAGGCTCGCGCATCCGCGCCCGCGTGACGCTGCTCAGGGTAACGGAGCTGGACGATTGCGCGCAGCTCGAGTGGAGCGTGGTAGTGGAATGCGATGGGCAGCAAAAGCCGGCCTGCGTGGCCGACCTGCTGCTGCGCCGCTACCCTTAG
- a CDS encoding RNA 2'-phosphotransferase: protein MGKRIERASRLLSLILRHDPGAIGLALDRNGWADVDELLRLANASGRALTRPLLLEVVARNDKQRFALDAGATRIRANQGHSIDVDLQLEPEVPPAHLYHGTAIRFLVAIRAQGLLPGARRHVHLSADLATARTVGARHGKAHVLLIRAADMHHDGHHFYRSANGVWLTAAVPARYIAA, encoded by the coding sequence ATGGGAAAACGGATTGAACGTGCCAGCAGATTGTTAAGCCTGATCCTGCGGCATGATCCGGGCGCCATCGGGCTGGCCCTCGACAGAAACGGCTGGGCCGATGTGGACGAGCTGCTGCGCCTTGCCAATGCCAGCGGTAGGGCACTGACACGTCCGCTGCTGCTGGAGGTGGTGGCGCGCAATGACAAGCAGCGCTTCGCGCTTGACGCCGGCGCCACGCGCATTCGCGCCAACCAGGGCCATTCGATCGATGTCGACCTGCAGCTCGAACCCGAAGTGCCGCCGGCCCACCTGTACCACGGTACCGCCATCCGCTTCCTGGTGGCAATCAGGGCGCAGGGCCTTTTGCCTGGCGCGCGCCGGCATGTGCATCTGTCGGCAGACCTGGCCACGGCGCGTACGGTGGGCGCGCGCCACGGCAAGGCGCATGTGCTTCTGATCCGCGCGGCGGACATGCATCACGACGGCCACCACTTCTACCGCTCGGCCAACGGGGTCTGGCTCACGGCCGCGGTGCCGGCCCGCTACATCGCCGCCTGA
- a CDS encoding phosphotransferase — translation MFEEMMGTKPVSERQRFDVEALDAYMRDHVPGYGGGPLTAEQFKGGQSNPTFKLTAADGRHYVLRTKPGPAAKLLPSAHAIDREFKVMDALQKAGFPAARQYALCLDEAIIGRAFYIMEFVEGRVLWDQSLPGMSSAERSAIYDEMNRVIAQLHTMDYQAIGLSDFGKPGNYFARQIERWTRQYQASATEVIPAMDELIAWLPQNIPPGDDTAIVHGDFRMDNLMFHPTEPRILAVLDWELSTLGHPAADFSYHCMSWHIAPGQFRGIAGLNLAEMGIPTQEQYIAAYCARTGKTIRIEDFNFYLAYNMFRLAGIMQGIMKRYVDGTASSAQALENGKAARPMAELGWTYAQRAISLKEQA, via the coding sequence ATGTTTGAAGAGATGATGGGAACCAAACCGGTGTCGGAGCGCCAGCGCTTCGATGTGGAGGCGCTGGACGCCTATATGCGCGACCATGTGCCAGGCTACGGCGGCGGGCCGCTGACGGCCGAGCAGTTCAAGGGGGGCCAGTCCAACCCTACCTTCAAGCTGACCGCTGCCGATGGCCGGCATTACGTCCTGCGCACCAAGCCAGGACCGGCAGCGAAGCTGCTGCCTTCGGCGCACGCGATCGACCGCGAATTCAAGGTCATGGATGCGCTGCAAAAGGCAGGCTTCCCGGCGGCGCGCCAGTACGCGCTGTGCCTGGACGAAGCCATCATCGGGCGCGCTTTTTACATCATGGAGTTCGTCGAAGGCCGGGTGCTGTGGGACCAGTCCCTGCCCGGCATGAGCAGTGCCGAGCGCAGTGCCATTTACGATGAAATGAACCGCGTCATCGCCCAGCTGCACACGATGGACTACCAGGCCATCGGCCTGTCCGACTTCGGCAAGCCCGGCAACTACTTTGCGCGCCAGATCGAACGCTGGACCAGGCAATACCAGGCCTCGGCGACGGAGGTGATCCCGGCCATGGACGAGCTGATCGCCTGGCTGCCGCAGAACATCCCGCCCGGGGACGACACGGCCATCGTGCATGGCGACTTCCGGATGGACAACCTCATGTTCCACCCCACCGAGCCGCGCATCCTGGCGGTGCTGGACTGGGAACTGTCCACGCTCGGCCACCCGGCCGCCGATTTTTCCTACCACTGCATGAGCTGGCACATCGCACCGGGCCAGTTCCGCGGCATCGCCGGCCTGAATCTGGCCGAGATGGGCATCCCGACCCAGGAGCAGTACATCGCGGCCTACTGCGCGCGCACCGGCAAGACGATCCGCATTGAAGACTTCAATTTCTACCTCGCCTACAACATGTTCCGGCTGGCCGGGATCATGCAGGGCATCATGAAGCGCTACGTGGACGGCACCGCTTCCAGTGCCCAGGCGCTTGAAAACGGCAAAGCGGCCCGTCCCATGGCGGAACTGGGCTGGACCTACGCACAACGCGCAATCTCACTGAAGGAGCAGGCATGA
- a CDS encoding acyl-CoA dehydrogenase family protein, translated as MDFNFKEEQLQFADALKRWVSKDYSFDERHRIIHSPQGVSEQAWATLAELGMTALPVPEEQGGFNGSAVDMFVVMQELGRGLVVEPYLATVLGAEFLKRGGGHHGMLEQVAAGELKLACALLEKQSRHDLTDIATTATRNGGGYQLNGSKTVVIHGAQAGSLIVSARSSGEQRASAGISLFVVAANAPGVAITGYRTLDGQRAANISLTNVQLGADALIGAEGAGWDILEHCADYGATLLCAEALGAMEAIFAATLDYLKTRSQFGAPIGKFQALQHRMADMYIHLEQARSMALLAAVRMASDPAERRRTVSAAKYRVGQAAKFVGQQAVQLHGGMGVTDEVMAAHHFKRLTMIELTLGDADHHLQRFIAQPGFASGGDE; from the coding sequence ATGGACTTCAACTTCAAGGAAGAGCAGCTGCAGTTTGCCGACGCCCTCAAGCGCTGGGTGAGCAAGGATTACAGCTTCGATGAGCGGCACCGCATCATCCATTCGCCGCAAGGGGTATCCGAGCAGGCCTGGGCCACGCTGGCGGAACTGGGCATGACGGCGCTGCCGGTGCCGGAAGAGCAGGGCGGCTTTAATGGCAGCGCCGTCGACATGTTCGTGGTGATGCAGGAGCTGGGTCGCGGCCTGGTGGTGGAACCGTACCTGGCCACCGTGCTCGGTGCCGAATTCCTCAAGCGCGGCGGCGGCCACCACGGCATGCTCGAACAGGTGGCGGCGGGCGAACTGAAACTGGCGTGCGCGCTGCTGGAAAAGCAGTCGCGCCATGACCTCACCGACATCGCCACTACCGCCACCAGGAACGGCGGCGGCTACCAGCTCAATGGCAGCAAGACCGTGGTCATCCACGGCGCCCAGGCGGGCAGCCTGATTGTATCGGCCCGCAGCAGCGGCGAGCAGCGCGCCAGCGCCGGCATTTCGCTGTTTGTGGTGGCGGCCAATGCGCCGGGCGTTGCCATCACCGGCTACCGCACGCTGGACGGCCAGCGCGCCGCCAACATCAGCCTGACCAATGTGCAGCTGGGCGCCGATGCCCTGATCGGCGCCGAAGGCGCCGGCTGGGACATCCTGGAGCACTGCGCGGACTACGGCGCCACGCTCCTGTGCGCCGAAGCGCTGGGCGCCATGGAAGCCATCTTTGCCGCCACGCTTGACTACCTCAAGACGCGCTCCCAGTTCGGCGCCCCGATCGGCAAGTTCCAGGCTCTCCAGCATCGCATGGCCGACATGTACATCCACCTGGAACAGGCGCGCTCCATGGCGCTGCTGGCCGCGGTCCGGATGGCCTCCGACCCGGCCGAGCGGCGCCGTACCGTGTCCGCGGCCAAGTACCGCGTGGGGCAGGCGGCAAAGTTCGTTGGCCAGCAGGCGGTGCAGCTCCATGGCGGCATGGGCGTGACCGACGAAGTCATGGCCGCCCACCACTTCAAGCGCCTGACCATGATCGAGCTCACGCTGGGCGACGCCGACCATCACCTTCAGCGCTTCATTGCCCAGCCAGGCTTTGCCAGTGGCGGTGACGAGTGA
- a CDS encoding acyl-CoA dehydrogenase family protein: protein MNFDYSDRCKELQGRLLAFMDEHVYPNEKAFKQEVDNNGTTRGNRWLPTEMMERLKPLAREQGLWNLFLPNSPRAPEGLSNLDYAPLCEIMGRVVWAPEVFNCAAPDTGNMETIERYGSEEHKREWLEPLLRGEIRSAFAMTEPGVASSDATNIETRIERDGGDYVINGHKWWISGAGDPRCKIFIVMGKTDFNAARHAQQSMILVPADTPGITIVRPLPVFGYDDAPHGHCEILFENVRVPASNLLLGEGRGFEIAQGRLGPGRIHHCMRAIGVAERALELMCVRLGSRVAFGKNISDQSIWRERIAESRIQIDTARLLTLKAAALMDTVGNKHAQAEIAMIKVLAPNVAQQVLDWSIQAHGAAGVSDEFPLAYQWAGNRTLRLADGPDEVHRNAIAKLELAKHIKLGESLALPVTRS, encoded by the coding sequence ATGAACTTCGATTATTCCGACCGCTGCAAGGAACTCCAGGGCCGCCTGCTCGCCTTCATGGACGAGCACGTCTACCCCAACGAAAAAGCCTTCAAGCAGGAAGTCGACAATAACGGCACGACCCGCGGCAACCGCTGGCTGCCCACCGAGATGATGGAGCGCCTGAAGCCCCTGGCGCGCGAGCAGGGATTGTGGAACCTGTTCCTGCCCAATTCGCCGCGCGCGCCCGAGGGCCTGTCCAACCTCGATTATGCGCCCCTGTGCGAGATCATGGGGCGCGTGGTGTGGGCACCGGAAGTGTTCAACTGCGCCGCGCCCGACACCGGCAACATGGAAACCATCGAGCGCTATGGTTCGGAAGAGCACAAGCGCGAATGGCTCGAACCGCTGCTGCGTGGCGAGATCCGTTCGGCCTTTGCCATGACCGAGCCAGGCGTGGCCTCGTCGGACGCGACCAACATTGAAACGCGCATCGAGCGCGATGGCGGCGACTATGTCATCAATGGCCACAAATGGTGGATCTCGGGTGCGGGCGACCCGCGCTGCAAGATCTTCATCGTGATGGGCAAGACCGATTTCAACGCCGCCCGCCACGCGCAGCAGTCGATGATCCTGGTTCCGGCCGACACGCCCGGCATCACCATCGTGCGGCCGCTGCCGGTGTTCGGCTACGACGACGCGCCGCACGGGCACTGTGAAATCCTGTTTGAGAACGTGCGCGTGCCGGCCTCCAACCTGCTGCTCGGCGAAGGCCGCGGCTTCGAGATTGCCCAGGGCCGCCTGGGGCCGGGCCGCATCCACCACTGCATGCGCGCCATCGGCGTGGCCGAGCGGGCGCTGGAACTGATGTGCGTGCGCCTGGGCAGCCGGGTCGCCTTTGGCAAGAATATCTCGGACCAGAGCATCTGGCGCGAGCGCATTGCCGAGTCGCGCATCCAGATCGACACCGCGCGCCTGCTCACGCTCAAGGCCGCGGCGCTGATGGACACGGTGGGGAACAAGCATGCACAGGCCGAAATCGCCATGATCAAGGTCCTGGCGCCCAACGTGGCCCAGCAGGTGCTGGACTGGTCGATCCAGGCGCACGGCGCGGCCGGGGTGTCCGACGAGTTCCCGCTGGCCTACCAGTGGGCCGGCAACCGCACCCTGCGCCTGGCCGATGGTCCGGACGAGGTGCACCGCAACGCGATTGCCAAGCTGGAACTGGCCAAGCATATCAAGCTGGGCGAAAGCCTGGCGCTGCCCGTCACGCGCAGCTGA
- a CDS encoding MaoC family dehydratase produces MYFEDFAPGQVIDLGTRTVSEEEIIAFASQFDPQPFHVDQQAAADSMFGGLVASGWHTCSMMMRMVVDGLMAASSSMGSPGVDKVRWLLPVRAGDTLAVSYETTAVKASASKPDRGVVWSRWSALNQRGELVCTIEGMGMFGRRPQESGHA; encoded by the coding sequence ATGTACTTCGAGGATTTCGCGCCCGGGCAGGTGATTGACCTGGGCACGCGCACGGTCAGCGAAGAGGAAATCATCGCCTTTGCCAGCCAGTTCGATCCCCAGCCTTTTCACGTCGACCAGCAGGCGGCGGCAGACTCGATGTTCGGCGGCCTGGTCGCCAGTGGCTGGCATACCTGCAGCATGATGATGCGGATGGTGGTCGATGGCCTGATGGCAGCCTCCTCGAGCATGGGTTCGCCGGGCGTGGACAAGGTGCGCTGGCTGCTGCCGGTACGCGCCGGCGACACCCTGGCGGTCAGCTACGAAACCACTGCCGTCAAGGCCTCCGCTTCCAAACCCGACCGCGGCGTGGTGTGGTCGCGCTGGAGCGCCTTGAATCAGCGCGGTGAGCTGGTGTGCACCATCGAGGGCATGGGCATGTTCGGACGCCGCCCGCAGGAGTCCGGCCATGCGTGA
- a CDS encoding response regulator translates to MQSKTHHSLPSIRSKTAKLVLACLLPTLIGLGALLFDAYQRERAFLIRDAEHMAQTLQSAIEYDLQVAAAAAVTLAASPSLGGGDLAAFHQRARAALDPTVPVSAYVLSDLDGKALLSTAAPWNAAQPGPVNRPMYRPVSAVPGRANHYVADNLSQAGPNGAYRVLVHVVTASERDKRYVLTAEVPAAHFRKAVAALKLPPGWAASVLDRRNVNVANSVEPERYIGRQAGAPLIAAIRGRDAGVADLTTSRGLRVFSVFTRSPKTGFVSTIGVPREATNAALRTSLASVFLSVAGLLTIGFGAAWVMGGNIGRAVRNLRLPAVALGRGEPVIIPPGGIRETEEVGAALKQVEQELNRFRSSLEDLVHERTVELENANALIKNMYGTAPVGLSMLDTDLRIVMVNDYLAAINNKPVQEHIGKTLPELLGPQGEVFERAYRQVRDTGEPLIGIEDTGEVPYAPGVEHHWVVSYHPVFNNDQVLVGVSGLVVDVSESKQLSAQLRDVSEQFHVLFEMSGDAHLLTSIERGYVGANRAAAQLFGCRDVEHLLTLSPATTSPEFQPDGRRSDEKALQFMRYALERGSHQFEWLHQRVDGTLFNADILLTSLQAGGKGVIQATVRDISERIAAEARLQSLNEQLAAALDHARLASQAKSEFLANMSHEIRTPMNAIMGLARLLDESQLARRERSYVAKIKMSTRSLLGIINDVLDFSKIEAGQLTLEYTAFHLDQVLDSISVLLSPSAAAKGLELVYAVAPDVPLQLMGDPMRLEQVLLNLISNAIKFTEQGEVVLTIGTGERSDDSMTLAFSVRDSGIGIAADHQPHMFDPFSQADSSTSRKYGGTGLGLTICKRLVGLMGGSIAVDSALGEGADFRFTATFGLPQEVALACLPPLPCPQDCRVLVVDDNDSARDALASQLSAFGWQVTTASDGHAALELLQAAGDEAFEFMLLDAAMPGLDGISVLTYARADRQIQVPRTALMIADQSREQLASMADDLRLDATISKPVTRAALVTAIVELHTGLPAGSGDLAETLAGKLEGIYVLLVEDNQINQEVANYLLLHAGAAVDIAANGREAVELLAAAPTRYDAVLMDIQMPEMNGYQATEAIRRMGLADLPIIAMTANVMEDDRARAINAGMNGHIAKPIDVDHLIGALLRVISGGEAHDGRALPRLYGKGSIEDEAPLPASIPGIDLRSTLPRFGGNFGNFVTLFKRFERSQGGTLAEVRHQLRAGEREQAQALVHRLRGVAANLGAAEFAAMALEFEHAIRHAAMPDLVERLDLLETQLSKLLVAARQLNMPLSVVQAPQVDARDTDSRLADLLGLLQNNNLKALAEFDAVRPALAAVATAQELATLSDAVATLAFASAATHLRMLMDRKEVQ, encoded by the coding sequence GTGCAGTCAAAAACACATCATTCCCTCCCATCCATCCGTTCCAAAACCGCCAAGCTGGTCCTCGCCTGCCTGCTGCCGACCCTGATCGGCCTGGGCGCCCTGCTGTTTGACGCCTACCAGCGCGAGCGCGCCTTCCTGATCCGCGATGCCGAACACATGGCCCAGACCCTGCAGTCGGCCATCGAATACGACCTGCAAGTGGCCGCCGCGGCAGCGGTTACCCTGGCCGCCTCCCCCAGCCTGGGCGGCGGCGACCTGGCTGCCTTTCACCAGCGCGCCCGCGCCGCGCTCGACCCCACCGTCCCCGTGTCTGCCTATGTGTTGAGCGACCTCGACGGCAAGGCACTGCTGAGCACTGCCGCGCCCTGGAATGCGGCCCAGCCGGGTCCCGTGAACCGGCCCATGTACCGACCGGTGTCGGCGGTGCCCGGCCGGGCGAACCATTACGTGGCCGATAACCTGAGCCAGGCCGGCCCCAATGGCGCCTACCGGGTGCTGGTCCATGTGGTGACGGCGTCGGAACGCGACAAGCGCTACGTGCTGACCGCAGAAGTGCCTGCCGCCCACTTCCGCAAGGCCGTGGCGGCGCTGAAACTGCCGCCCGGCTGGGCTGCCAGCGTGCTGGACCGGCGCAATGTCAATGTAGCCAACAGCGTGGAGCCTGAGCGCTACATCGGCAGGCAGGCCGGCGCGCCCCTGATCGCGGCCATCCGCGGGCGCGATGCCGGCGTGGCCGACCTCACCACCAGCCGTGGCTTGCGCGTGTTCTCCGTGTTCACCCGCTCGCCCAAGACCGGCTTCGTATCCACCATCGGGGTGCCGCGCGAGGCGACCAATGCCGCGCTGCGCACGTCGCTGGCCAGTGTCTTCCTGAGCGTGGCCGGCCTGCTCACGATCGGCTTCGGCGCGGCCTGGGTCATGGGCGGCAACATCGGGCGCGCGGTGCGCAACCTGCGCCTGCCTGCTGTGGCCCTTGGCCGTGGCGAGCCGGTGATCATTCCGCCTGGCGGCATTCGCGAAACGGAAGAGGTCGGCGCGGCGCTGAAGCAGGTTGAACAGGAATTGAACCGCTTTCGCAGCAGCCTCGAAGATCTGGTCCATGAACGCACGGTGGAGCTGGAAAACGCCAATGCCCTGATCAAGAACATGTACGGAACAGCACCGGTGGGGCTGTCCATGCTCGATACCGACCTGCGCATCGTGATGGTCAATGATTATCTCGCCGCCATCAACAACAAGCCGGTGCAGGAGCACATTGGAAAAACCCTGCCCGAATTGCTCGGTCCCCAGGGCGAAGTGTTCGAGCGCGCCTACCGCCAGGTGCGTGACACGGGCGAGCCACTGATCGGCATCGAAGACACGGGCGAGGTGCCGTATGCCCCAGGCGTGGAGCATCACTGGGTGGTGAGCTACCACCCAGTTTTCAATAATGACCAGGTGCTGGTGGGCGTGAGCGGCCTGGTGGTCGATGTAAGCGAAAGCAAGCAGCTCTCGGCCCAGCTGCGCGACGTCAGCGAACAATTCCACGTACTGTTTGAAATGTCGGGCGACGCCCATCTGCTCACCAGCATCGAGCGCGGCTACGTTGGCGCCAACCGCGCCGCCGCCCAGCTGTTCGGCTGCCGCGATGTGGAGCACCTGCTCACCCTCTCGCCTGCCACCACCTCGCCGGAATTTCAGCCCGACGGTCGGCGCTCGGACGAAAAGGCGCTGCAGTTCATGCGCTACGCGCTTGAACGCGGCAGCCACCAGTTCGAGTGGCTGCACCAGCGCGTGGACGGCACGCTGTTCAATGCCGACATCCTGCTGACCAGCCTGCAGGCCGGCGGCAAGGGCGTGATCCAGGCCACCGTGCGCGACATCAGCGAGCGCATTGCCGCCGAGGCGCGCCTGCAGTCGCTCAACGAACAGCTGGCCGCAGCGCTTGACCATGCGCGCCTGGCCAGCCAGGCCAAGAGCGAATTTCTGGCCAATATGAGCCATGAAATCCGCACCCCCATGAATGCCATCATGGGCCTGGCGCGGCTGCTGGACGAGTCGCAGCTGGCGCGGCGCGAACGCAGCTATGTGGCCAAGATCAAAATGTCCACGCGCTCGCTGCTGGGCATCATCAATGACGTCCTCGATTTTTCCAAGATCGAAGCTGGCCAGCTGACGCTGGAATACACGGCCTTCCACCTTGATCAGGTGCTTGACAGTATTTCAGTGCTGCTGTCGCCGAGCGCCGCCGCCAAGGGACTGGAACTGGTGTACGCGGTGGCGCCGGACGTGCCGCTGCAGCTCATGGGCGACCCAATGCGGCTGGAACAGGTGCTGCTCAATTTGATCAGCAACGCCATCAAGTTCACCGAGCAGGGGGAAGTGGTGCTGACCATCGGTACCGGAGAGCGCAGTGACGACAGCATGACGCTGGCCTTTTCCGTGCGCGACTCGGGCATCGGCATCGCGGCCGACCACCAGCCACACATGTTCGATCCGTTTTCGCAGGCCGACAGTTCCACCAGCCGCAAGTACGGCGGTACGGGGCTGGGCCTGACCATCTGCAAGCGCCTGGTGGGGCTGATGGGCGGCTCGATCGCCGTGGACAGCGCCCTTGGCGAAGGGGCCGACTTCCGCTTCACGGCCACCTTCGGCCTGCCGCAGGAAGTGGCGCTGGCCTGCCTGCCACCCCTGCCCTGCCCGCAGGATTGCCGGGTGCTGGTGGTGGATGACAATGACAGCGCGCGGGACGCCCTGGCCAGCCAGCTGTCCGCATTTGGCTGGCAGGTCACCACGGCATCGGACGGCCACGCGGCGCTGGAACTGCTGCAGGCGGCCGGGGACGAGGCCTTTGAATTCATGCTGCTCGATGCCGCCATGCCGGGGCTGGACGGCATCTCGGTGCTGACCTATGCGCGCGCCGACCGCCAGATCCAGGTGCCGCGCACCGCCCTGATGATTGCCGACCAGTCGCGCGAACAGCTGGCCAGCATGGCCGACGACCTGCGGCTCGATGCCACCATCTCCAAGCCCGTCACGCGCGCCGCGCTGGTCACGGCGATCGTGGAACTGCACACCGGCCTGCCAGCCGGCAGCGGGGACCTGGCCGAGACCCTGGCCGGCAAGCTCGAAGGCATATACGTGTTGCTGGTGGAGGACAACCAGATCAACCAGGAAGTGGCCAACTACCTGCTGCTGCATGCCGGGGCCGCGGTCGACATTGCCGCCAACGGACGCGAGGCGGTTGAACTGCTGGCCGCCGCGCCTACCCGCTACGACGCGGTACTGATGGATATCCAGATGCCCGAGATGAACGGCTACCAGGCAACCGAAGCGATCCGGCGCATGGGCCTGGCGGACCTGCCGATTATCGCCATGACGGCCAATGTGATGGAGGACGACCGGGCGCGCGCCATCAACGCCGGCATGAACGGCCATATCGCCAAGCCGATCGATGTCGATCACCTGATCGGCGCCCTGCTGCGCGTGATCAGTGGCGGCGAGGCGCATGACGGGCGCGCGCTGCCGCGCCTTTATGGCAAGGGCAGCATCGAGGACGAGGCACCGCTACCGGCCAGCATCCCCGGCATTGACCTTCGGTCAACACTGCCGCGCTTTGGTGGCAATTTCGGCAACTTCGTGACCCTGTTCAAGCGCTTCGAGCGCTCCCAGGGCGGCACGCTGGCCGAAGTGCGCCACCAGCTGCGCGCCGGCGAGCGCGAACAGGCGCAGGCGCTGGTACACCGCCTGCGCGGGGTGGCAGCCAACCTGGGCGCGGCCGAGTTCGCGGCCATGGCACTGGAATTTGAACACGCCATCCGCCACGCTGCCATGCCGGATCTGGTGGAGCGGCTGGACTTGCTGGAAACCCAACTGTCAAAGCTGCTGGTGGCAGCGCGGCAGCTCAACATGCCGCTGTCGGTCGTGCAGGCACCGCAGGTGGATGCGCGCGATACCGACAGTAGGCTGGCGGATCTGCTCGGATTGCTTCAAAATAACAACCTGAAGGCACTGGCGGAGTTCGACGCAGTCCGTCCGGCCCTGGCTGCGGTGGCCACGGCGCAGGAACTGGCCACGCTGTCCGACGCCGTCGCCACGCTGGCCTTTGCCAGCGCGGCAACGCACCTCAGGATGCTCATGGACAGGAAGGAAGTGCAATGA